In the genome of Doryrhamphus excisus isolate RoL2022-K1 chromosome 11, RoL_Dexc_1.0, whole genome shotgun sequence, the window tggaaaaagttgggACACCCCTGCCTCAAAGGTGGGGTCCACCACCGCTAGCTAGCAGAGGTTACAAAAGAGCAGATTGAACAAATAAATGTCTATATTTTTACCAACATACACTTGACTGGCATCTGTCACACTTCCAAATTGCTAATCCACAAATCCACATACTAAACTTGCAGTTTAGTATGTGGATCGGTATCAGAACCAGTTCAAGAGAAGCGATGAGACCTTCAGCCTGGTTGTCTTTCAGAGCGAACTCCCTGAAGCCGAGCAGGACAACGGCGGATCCACGGAGTCGGTGAAAGAACAAGAGATGAAGTGGACGGACCTTTCGCTGACAAGCCTGCACGAAAACACTCCGAATACTGGGAGCTGAACCAGCACTGGAACGAGACTGTGTTCCAATTCCCACTCGGGTCGATGACCTTCATTTTGCGTTGAATTATTCTTAGTTTGTTGACGTTTTCTGGAGCGGTCGCTTGATGTGTTGGCACCACAATTGGCGGATGAGCATGGATTTATGTTTACGGATATGTCATGAAagacccatgcatgcatgcatgctgatGGTTCTTTGGTTTGACATGCTAGCAGCACAAAGCTAATTAAAAGATATTGAAATATCAGAACAATAATAATCGTGAATAACGACTCAAGTCAATTCAGTCTTCTGTTATAGCTCCACTCCATCTTCCGGATGTGGTCATGCGGTCCATTCCCCCGCAGGACCGAGGGATATCTATAGGACCCTCCTAAACGGTCCCACAGGGTAAAATACTGTCCATAGTTGTAGTTGAAGAAAAGATGATGGTCCACATGGTGGGCGGCACCATTAATGAGATGTATCAAGGGACCCGGGATGCGGTAGTCACCGTCGTGTATGGAAATGGTCCAGATATTGACAAAGACGAAGAGAGACAGGTAGACGACCTTGTGGAGCGGGAACATGAAAGGGTAGACGTGGTAGGGTAAGCTCTGCAGGAAGCCGTCGAGCGGGTGGAAGGCGTGGCTCGCAAACGGCGTGGGGATCTTGAATAAATGATGCTGCTTATGTAAGTACTGAAGGGGAGAAAGATGTGTAAACAAGacacaatttattattatttattattattattacaaatttattattACTCAAAGGAGGTCAGTAGCTtgaagcctattattagtctaaaaatatgcatattttcagcgtgttgtacatatttttggcccagtttaaacatttttaatcagaaaaatgaactaaaataccaGGTAGCATTacgtgtctgcttaagttcatattcacatacattttagtcatgttaacaatgctaacattagcatgttaacacctaacATAATAGTGTGCACCTATGAAaattgctaaaaatgctagtatgctaaaattagcaggCAAGCAATGCttatgttagtatgctaacacctagcataatagtgtgcaCCTATGAAaattgctaaaaatgctagtatgctaacattaacaggCAAGCAATGCttatgttagtatgctaacacctagcataatagtgtgcaCCTATGAAaattgctaaaaatgctagtatgctaaaattagcaggCAAGCAATGCtcatgttagtatgctaacacccagcataaTAGTGTGCACCTATGAAaa includes:
- the anapc13 gene encoding anaphase-promoting complex subunit 13, whose product is MDSEIQRDGRVLDLTDDAWREDRLPYEDVTIPLSELPEAEQDNGGSTESVKEQEMKWTDLSLTSLHENTPNTGS